CGCAGGACTCTGCGGAAAAGGTCCCAAAGTCCACTGCCAAATGCCCGGCTTTGGCAAGCGCCTTCTTAAGCTTTTCCTTAAGCTCAAATCCGGCGTGGTCGGATGCAATAGCTAATTTCATTAAAACCCTTACAGCCCGACACTAAAGTGTCGGCTCCATGGAGAAGAAGACAGGAGCCGAACCTTCAGGTTCGGGTCAGTTATATGATTTCCAGATACCTGTCCAGTTCCCACTGCGTCACCTTGGTGCGGTAATCATCCCACTCTGCCGTTTTTGCGTCGATAAAGCGGCCGTAGGTGTGTTTGCCAAGAGCGTCCTTTATAAGAGGATCATTTTCGGCCTCGTCAAGCGCCTCGCGCAGGGAGCCCGGCAGGGTCGCTATGTTCTTTTCTTTTAGCGTGGCGCTGTCAAATTCGTACACATCGCCTTCTGTGGCCGCAGGGGGCACCAGTTTTTTCTTGATGCCGTCAAGTCCCACCCTTAGCATCACCGCAAAGGCAAGGTAGGGGTTGCAGCTCGGGTCAGGGCAGCGCAGCTCCGCCCTGGTGGCAAGCTCCCTTCCGGGAGAGAACCTCGGGATCCTGATGAGAGCGGACCTGTTCTTGTGCGCCCAGCAGATATAGACCGGGGCCTCATATCCGGGGACAAGGCGCTTGTAGGAATTGACGGTCGGGGCAAGGACCGCGCTCATGGCCCTGGCATGCTGCAGCTGTGAGGCAATATAGCTCAAAGCGAGCTTTGACAGTTTGTATTTGTTCTTGGCATCATAAAAAAGGTTTTGCCCTTTGGCATTGAACAGGCTCTGGTGCACATGCATGCCCGAGCCGTTGACGCCGTAAAGCGGTTTTGGCATGCAGGTGGCATGCAGCCCGTATCTCTGGGCTATTGCCTTAATTACATATTTTAGAGTGACCGTGTTGTCTGCCGAAGAAAGCGCGTCGCTGTAGCGAACATCTATCTCGTGCTGGCCGGGGCCCACCTCATGGTGGCTCATTTCTACCGTCATTCCCATATCTTCGAGAGCAAGTATTATGTCCCTTCTTACATCAGAGGCCATGTCAAGGGGAGAATAATCAAAATAACCTCCGACATCATGGGGCTCGGCGGTTATATTGCCGTTGTCCTTTTTCAGCAAAAAGAACTCTACTTCGGGTCCGGTGTTGAAGATATACCCTGCTTTTTTGGCTTCAGCGAGGTTCCTTTTCAGGATGCCTCTCGGGTCACCCTCAAAAGGCTCGCCGTCGGGAGTATAGATGTCGCAGATAAAGCGGGCAACTCTTTTTTCGTGCGCTTTCCAGGGAATGACCCTGTAAGTGGAGATGTCCGGCTGAAGGAACATGTCGCTTTCGGAAATGCGCGCAAAACCTTCTA
The nucleotide sequence above comes from Candidatus Margulisiibacteriota bacterium. Encoded proteins:
- the glnA gene encoding type I glutamate--ammonia ligase, yielding MSLSSAKKDILSKAKSDGVKFVQLQFTDILGTIKSVSIPVERLEDCLDKGTWFDGSSIEGFARISESDMFLQPDISTYRVIPWKAHEKRVARFICDIYTPDGEPFEGDPRGILKRNLAEAKKAGYIFNTGPEVEFFLLKKDNGNITAEPHDVGGYFDYSPLDMASDVRRDIILALEDMGMTVEMSHHEVGPGQHEIDVRYSDALSSADNTVTLKYVIKAIAQRYGLHATCMPKPLYGVNGSGMHVHQSLFNAKGQNLFYDAKNKYKLSKLALSYIASQLQHARAMSAVLAPTVNSYKRLVPGYEAPVYICWAHKNRSALIRIPRFSPGRELATRAELRCPDPSCNPYLAFAVMLRVGLDGIKKKLVPPAATEGDVYEFDSATLKEKNIATLPGSLREALDEAENDPLIKDALGKHTYGRFIDAKTAEWDDYRTKVTQWELDRYLEII